One Epinephelus fuscoguttatus linkage group LG16, E.fuscoguttatus.final_Chr_v1 genomic window, ACAATAAACAACGTACATATGTTTTAATATTATAAGCCCGTATTTTGACGTATGGATGCTGTTATCCTTAATCTAATCAATTTCAGAGTTGAGGTTTTGCATGCTGTGTCACAAAAGTGGATATGTAACCATGAGCATTACGTGTAACTCAAAATATATGCACTATGCTTATGTTTAGCATCTAATTGGCCTGATGGCAGTGTTATAACACTACAGATTCTGCAAAATATGGATTTTAATGTAAGGGTGACTCATAGCGGGgttacataaaacattaaatgtgctcatgaattaaaaaaacagggGTTGGACATGAACCACCCCTTCATTGTGTTGATTTTTAAGAATCTACACCCTGTCATAATTTTGCCTGAGTTGAGAAGTTCATAACAATTCACCATTTCAAGCAGGATATTTTTGCAGCCCACTTTTCCACCACTGCATGTCTCTTTTATATGTATATTCATTCCGCAGCCACTGTGCTTCTTGAATTACAAAGATGAAAACCACcatattcttgtttttttagTACTGGTTGAAACTTTTTGAATGCACAAATAAGTGGTGTTTTTTACTACTTTGACCCCTGTATTCCAAGAGTACATGAAAGCATCATGAATCCAACTAAAATGACACAATATGTTTTTCCTTCCAAAACAAAGTGACGACATCAAACAGTAATCTTCCAGTTCTCATGTGTCCAGTTCAGTGGTGCTGTCTCATTTCCCAGTGGTTAGGGTGTGTTACTGACTGgttttttgtttcaaattatAGGCAATTTAGTTTCCTCCAACTCCCAGAAATGCAGCACGAAAAGTTAGGTCAGACAGGATCATTAATAACCAGGCAACTCTAAGTACATGAGGCATTTATATGTTcaacaagcttttttttattttgcttcacATATTTAAATGTGCTTTTGAACAGGTTACATTGTGAGAGTACAagtattattttttatcagtCCAAGGTGGGGGGGCGTTGGCAAATCTTCGTGACCAAAGGTTTGCTGGCAGGTGTAGATTGACAAACAGAGGTTTAGATGAACTGCTCATAACCACTGCTGggcctcttccttcattttccTCATGTCACTACAAGCCAAAGAAGCTCTAGTTTACTGTAAACTTTAACTGCACACTGCCATGACTCATGAATCAAGTTGTCTAAGAACCAGTTACAGTACGGGCCAACCTCCCTCTGACACTTCCCCGTAATCTCTCCTTACTGGACGTCACTGGAGACACACATAAAACTAGCTAAAGATTTTCCAAATTTagtggaaaataaaaatttgtAACCTCTGAATAAATGcctttgtgtatatatatatatatatttagatttttttttttttttttttagaaattatACAGTACAATTATATCATGATTTGAAATGAGTGTATATTCACATTAACCCTTTTTGTCCATACATATTACAATATGAATTTAGAGACTATTGTACCACACCAGGCTTCTAAGTGCACATCCACACTTACTTTGGTGTTAAAAAGACTAATGTTACAAAGTaacttcacagagacagactgacaccaTTTTACGAGCTCTAACTTGTCCATCCTACCCTTTTGTCTCGGTAAACGCAGTTAATCAGTGCTTCAAGGCAGACAATTCTTCTCGTCTTTTTCCCACTCCCGGAGGACTGAAAACTTTCCGAAATGAGGAATGAATTCAAGTGTTTCTTTGTTAGTTGTTCAGTCAGGTTTTAAAGCCCTTTTTACAGAAGCTTTTGATGTATGCTTGTGTCATACAGGGTAGACATACAGGCCCTGGGAGCCACTTGCACATGTAATCTCAAATTTGATCTAAAAGAAAACAATCTAAGTGTAAAACAACATTCACATGTTGTAAAGCTTGGTGCCACAGTCACACTATGAGACAACACACTGCACACTAAACAGCCACACCAACATTTACTCTGTTCGCCTGCTCCCACAGATAAGGAGTACgaatttcattttctctcacacGTACGTTTAAAAGCAGGAAAAGTACACACACTGATCAACAGGGTTTGGTCTTCAAGTCTGAGCATTACCAACTTTAACTGTTCCCGCTGTTTAtcttcttctgtctcttttGGGGGAAAAAGCTGTTTCTCTCCCACCCTGCTTTTGGACAAAAGGTCAAGCAGCAGCTTCCGGGACTGTTTCAGAAAGCATTTTCAGCAAATCATGTTGTAACTGGTGCTGTGACAAGGAAAACGGAAAAAAGAAGCTTCCTCAGTCAAACATGTTCAAGCCTCCACACAAGTTCACTGCCTGACAGTGGAGGAATCTGACGCTCATGTAGCCGTCCTGTGGTTTGGTGACGGTGGTGGTGTTGGTACCAGGACGCTGCTGGGAGGCTCCACGGACCAGATCCTTTGTGATGCCGCAATGGAGCCAGAGTTCAGATGGCAGCTCTAGCGACCTTTGTTCTTTTTGGCATTTCCCTAAaggaaacagaaaatacaagCTCAGTTCTGCAAAAAATTAAATCGAGTAATTTCCGGGATTGCTACatcatttttaaacactgtGTTGCGTTCAAGTGCCGCAAGTTTAAGTAGctcagttttgttttgcattCTGTTTCAAAATCTAAAAACATGCTGAGGCTAGTCTCGGGCCTTCAAGAGAAAATCACCACCTCTAACCCACAAACATGTTCTGTCCTGCACCTTCCCAACACGCAGCCATCTGTGCGCACACAAGCAGGAACATGCACGCTTAAAAAAAAACGGGCCTCCCCATTTCTGCGGCTTTAACTTAACGACTTCTTCAGATGGTTCCAGCAGGTGCTTTTCCCATCAGGCCCGGCAGCAACCACAACACCATCGATGACCTCCCAGTTCAACGTCATAACTGACAGAAACTTTACAATGTCACTTTTCACCGCCAAACCTGAAATGATCCTTCACACTCCCTGAAGCCGCTGGGTTTTTATCACTCCTCTTTGATGATGGAGCTTTTAGATTTACTTACATAGAGAGTGACATCGTATGACAGCTGAAAACAAAACCTGAGAGCGGAGCTACATTTTGAAAGGCGACTATTTTGAAAAGAGCTTGATTTAACAAAGATGAAAAGCAGACACAAAAGAAGGCGTTGTACCTTGCTGCCCAGTTTGAGCGTGTCGATTTCCTCTCTCTGCTTGCTCAAAGTCTCATTCATACTGCACAGGTGGTCGCTCATCATGCTGAGCTGGTCTTCATAGCTCCTCTTTGTTGTGGTCAGCTCATCCTGTACCAGACATCACAGTTACAGTGATACATGCACTGAATTTGATACTGCTCACGTAAACAGCATATTTAATTTGGATATTCCGAATCGGGCCTCTTTCTGAGTGTAGCATTTTCCAATTGAGACATGTGGGATATGGTGATGTCATTCAGGTTTTAGGATCATTCTTTGGGAATTTGGAATATGTATCTCAATTAAGGCTTTTACCGCAGTTTGCAACACacagcctcttgcctgtttaccATCAGCTCTGAGTGTTGTCAtggatgcacacacaacagtttgcaaggccgCAAtggagatgcatgcccaaaagaaaagcccacatttccgGATCGAACGGAGAAACACAGCAacctttaaacattatgaaagagtTGGGTattaacaggtttttggataggTGCAAATATTGCAATGCTGGCCTTTTCAGGAAGGTGgttaaagaaatgaaagagggaggctgtacTTGCACGGTCAAACAAGTCTGCCACCGATGGAaagctttgaaaaaaaatgctatTCTGATGACCTTGCACTTTTCTACAGGAAtgttagtggaatattcattttcattatccatgtaaacagctcagtaggaatattgtctttttcacagtaaggggaaaaaaacctgaatattttctgcatgtaaacaaagtcagtgagaatgttttgTGAGTTGGGAGGAGGCCAGTGTCTATACTCAGACTATACTAAGCTCTCTGATAATGAGACTACATTTTACCTGCAAGCGTGTGATGTTCTGATTAGCCAGTTTGACCTCCTCGCTCAGAGTCTCCCGTGATTTCTCTGCAATGGCTAATCTCTTGGCCAAAGCCCGACActagaaagagagaaaaaaagaaaaagaaagtaaacaaCTGCTGTCCCCTGATAGGTTTAACACATGACATGCACATTTTACAGATCTTTTTCAAAAGCTGCAATAAAGGTAGATATTCCTTTGAGAAATGGGTATATTTGAGGACAGCGTCAAAGCTAAATGCACAATTTGGAAAAACTGACAGTTTAATACCAGAGACAGCGACTTGAGATCAGGTGCATTCTTGTTGCTACGATACAAAACATGGATGACTGACACGCCAGTTAGTCACAATGCGACCGGATGTCACATAGAGAAGTATCCACATTCAGATCAAGCCTCGACGTAATACTAAAAATATAAGGTGTCAgtttctcagtaaaaaaaaaaagaaaggaaactCTTAGTAATAATGGAGCTCAGAAACCATTTCCGAAGTACAAAGAGGAAAGAACAGAGAAACAAGGTTAACTTCTAGTTCAGCTTCTACACTCTCTGTTCTCAAGCAAATTTAAGAAGCAGACAAAAATAGCACGCATGAGGGGACAGGGCAAGTGACTGTTCTGCACTAaatgtttttggacgttttagtGGAGGTCGTAAAAGTTTCCGTATCTCTTCCCGGATGACAGGCGATGTTAGAGAGGCCGCGTGCGATGAAAAGGTCAGTTCTTTGCAATAACAAGCAGCTTAGTTAGGGCTTCACCTCAGAGTGAAAGTGCACAGCTTTGCTGTCTGAAATCTGGAGCTGGGTGGTGAGCTCTCCCACTCTGGCCATGTAGTGAGTCTTTATCAGCTGCTCCCTGGACTCCTCGTCTCCCACCTGCAAACGCAGACACAACATCCAGCTAGATAAGATGTCTTTTCCCTCTGGAAAGCATTATGATCTTtacatgtgttttctttttttatttaggaGCTCTTCATTTAGTATGTTAATTAGTTGAGTGTTTGACAACTCACATGCTCAACTGTTGGTGTTGTGCACAACATGCCAACCTGGTGACAAGACACAAAAGAGAAACAAGTCAGGAACTTCAAAACAGGAAACCCACTTCAAGCACAAACAGGCCTCCAACACTGTTAGGACAGACCAGCATGCaagaaataataacaacaaaagcTAATACACAAGTCGAACAGACTAGTGAGTCAAACTGCCCTGGATTGTGACTGCACTGTGAACTCTGCACTCACATGCATAAACAACAGTATTCTTCTATTGTACCGCATCAGCACATCGGGAAGTCTGACTTTTATTAAGCAAAAACTTGCTTAGCGTGGGAGCTACAATAAAAGAACGATAATACTCCCTTTGTTGAAGCAAATCAGACACCAGTGCTATGAGCAGAAAATACCCTCTGCAAGCAAAAACTAACAAGTACAGCAGCCAATGAAGTGACTGTACCAGGCTGGTGCACAGCGTAGTCTCTTTTCCCACAGCCTTCTGCTCCTTCTCTGCATCCTCATGGCTCTGTGCGAGCGTGCTGGCTGCAGCTGGCTGCGAATTTGGACTTCCCCCTAGAGCTGCCGCAAGCTGCGCTTCCAGCTCCGCAATGCGCTGGTTCTCCTTTTCCAACCGCACCTTCCCCAGCTGGGCTTCCAGGAGCCAGTgctccttctcctgctccaaCCGAGCGATCTTCTCCTGGCTCTGCTGCACCTGTGGAAGGCCaacagggagaggagagggttGGACAGTGAGCTTGTGGGAAGAGGGCTGAGCGAAGGTTGGGAGAAGTGGAGGGGCAGCAGTATTTAGGAGGAAATGAGGAAACTATAAAACAAAGCAGTTTGTAATTGTACAATCTGAGTAGGGGTTTAACATTTTTGatctgatcaaaataaaataaaatttgtgaAAGATGAGGTCATGTTTGGTCGAGTTTATCTGTATCTTTGTATTATCTAATATCAGAGATTTGCCCCAGTGCCTTAGGCTTTAAAGGTCCTAAGGTCCTTTAGCGTCCAGGTCTTCTAAATGCTAGAGGCTTAAATGGCAAAATCACAAAAACCTCTATCTTTATACAATAATTTTGTGACTATGTACTTCACAATTAACTTGAATGCTGAAATGACACATTGAAGCATGTAGATGGAGACACATTTACAAAGAGAAAACCCTTTGAACTTGCTCAGGACAGAACATGCAGGCACTCGCTGGCCAAGCGTCTCAATTCCTCACACCCTGTCCCTACAGAGCAACTCCTCTGAAATATTACATAACTGTATCATTATGAGACAGAATCCTGCACTTGTGAAAGACTTTCTTTACTTTTATGACCAGCTATCTTCTCATGAACGACtgaaatatacaaaaataattGCATGTGGAACCATTTTTACTTTATCTCGATGTTATTACACCACTGCCTTTAGGGCAGCAAGACCTGGCTGGCACACTGACTCATACATGCTCACACTGTCCGCATTACACAGAGTGCCTTTTTGGAAAATGATGAGCAAATTCTTCAGTCGATTCTAAACCAACGGAAACGGTTTAAAGGAAGAGTTTTGTGTCATACCTGCTGAGTGAGCCCTTCTCTGCTCTCGGTGGAGCTGGTGAGTATACGACGGTTTGACAGGGCTTCTCTGTAAGGAACAGACTGCGGCCTGGCCTGAGTGAAGAAACAACAGTGGGAAAATgtccatttaatttaatttgtatactgtttcactttatttatatactactttatttctgttttatacTGTACTTAAAATCTTTtccacagaaaagaaaaaacaaagaataaaagCAAAGCAAGTCATAAAATACAGGGGCAATAAAATACTGATAAAAGTAAAACATAAAATGGCAAAAGCGAACAGATAAAACTCGATGAAAcatgaaatatttacaaaagcaatttaaaagACATTGCAGATGTAGTCTTTGTAATCTCAATGGGCCCAAACTTCAATAGTCTGGGAGCTTTAACTGTACATGCTCGGTCACCAGCCAGGACCTTGTAATAGCCAGAAGATCTGAGCCTATACGAACCTTTTTGATTGCACTGAAATAGGCAGCTGCTTTCTTTTTGTTGGCCAGCATACTCTCTGCTTGCAAGGGGTTGAGGGCTGCTGTGCTGCCTCTTGGACTGTAGCCTGATGATGTGAAGAAGTCCAAGTTGTTGCTGAAGAAAGTGGCAATCTGCAACAAAACAGTGACTTGATGTCTCATATCATGAAAACGAAAGAGATCTTTGCAGCCTCCTTCGCTAAAGCAACGTTAATTAGTGCCTACATATCTCAACGCAGATACTCAGCATTCTGTTTAGCCTCAAATTAACCAGTGTGtttacagcagagagatgatTACACCACCAAGTGTCCAGGATGATAAATGTCTGAGCAATTAAGCTTTTGCCTGCAGAGATGATCGCTCTGAAAGCACAGCTCGCTCCACACATCCCGTGCCAGCGTGTTATTCAACGCTGCAACCCACCGGACTGTGCCTCCCATCAGCAGACACATCTCAGCCAACGCTTCACTTGACTCACAAAGAGAAATCATTTATCCCTTTGCTCTGACTGGGGAGCAGCTGTACAAACTGTGAGCTGGACAGTACCTTTGAACGTTTGACCGCTGCCCACCTGAGTCCTGTCGTTCTGTGGTGGCAAAATTACCAAAGTGATCCAGTTGCGGTGAAATCTCACCGCTACTTACAACTGAGCTTTTGTGTATTACAGCTCACACATAACACTCTCTGTTTGAAGCTGTGCTATAAAGGATATTAGCCTGGCTGCTGCCTGCCCCCTGTTGGCTGTACCTTGCCGGTGCTGCTGGTCAGAGAACCCAAAGATCCCAGCAGGCACTCTGTGGTGGTAGAGAGCTTCTGTGTGACGGTGGGGAGCTCCTTCTCTAATCCGGCTTTCTGGTTGTAGTGCTTTGACATCTCTGGACATACAGGGAAGAAAGAGAGCAGCAGGAGAGGCATTTGTGGCATCTATTGGCTTTGAGTCCCATCTTCAGCTTCAACAACTACATTTTTATCATCTTGTGAGATCACAGGCGGCTTTTTTGTGACGCTCCCTTACTGTTTGGTACGTAAATGATGTGTTACATATTGTAGATACTGTGAAACTACACGCCTTTAGTGTATATTTGCACATAATCACTGTCCCCACAAGAACCAAGACAAAGCTacaaattacacaaacacactcagctAAGTGTGTCAGCTGTACACATAAGTGACTCTTCTCTGCCAGAGAGCACTAAATTACActttcatttggcaccacaGTGTGAGAGAAGCTACACTAAAGCTTCTGCTTATTTACTCTTCAAAAACTGGGCTGGCGGGTTTTgtcatgaaaacagaaaactatTCTAACTTTTATGAATGGCAACAGCAGCTAGGCGGTTACGTGAGGGAATCGTTGTGCTGTGTCACATTGGCTGTGAATGGCTGCGGATAATAAGTGGCTCACGGTGCTGCTCACCTTTAATGGCATCGTGAAGACTGTGTAGGCAGGCAGCCAGCTGGGTGAAGACAGCTGAGGTGCTGCTCTGTGGCATGGCATCCTGCCGAACACCTGAGACACATTGCACACGTTTGTAATACAAGCACATCGTATCACTTCACACGAAGCGCTCGTTCTTTCCATATAATCAAGTACTCAAAGAAAATATGATCATTCACATTCATTTGTGAAGTATTTTTTCTAATTACATATTAGCTGGGATGATGACAGAAGTTTTAGGCAAAAAGATATCAAACGTTCACCAGATCCAGAAAAAAAGCTCAGGGCCTAACcagacattttaaagggacagttcaccccacaatcaaaaatattttggattgttttggtgtgagttgggttgctgagtgttggagttATCGCccgtaaagatgtctgccttctatAGAATATAATGGGACTGGATGGCACtcgataatccacagacctctttgttagcagtttcatgtaggaactatttcctttctaCCAAAgcacacctgccaactgtactgtatcacagcacagaaggaagcatgtaTCTACTGCTAACGGTGTAACGATCCATCGCACTGGATTGATATATCCATTaaatgatcaacaatccaatGTCATCGATGCCAAGAGTAAATGTCGATACTGATCGTCGGCTTTAggatacattttaatttaaaagtctgtgtcactgtcagacAGCAACAGGCAGACAGCAAGCAGCCCAGAGACAGACTATGAGGATAACGTTATTTACacaggaataaatcagcagtgtggaaatattttcaaCAGACAGAGCGCATGCCATAAGTAAACAATGCCTGGACAGACATCTCACTGTGCCAACTTCTCACTACAGccacattagctgctctgtttaaaTAATGTTCGGCTCAAAAAATCTGCATGCAGACTGAAATTCAACCAGGCTGTTCTGTtgagagatgcagtgacttaaaccaacggtgaatacaaaaacaataaagttacatgtaatttgttaaacTACGTGCAGAGGacaaaaagtctgctagccgctaggctaatttatgcaaaagCAAGTAATGGGTCACCAGCAAAAACAACTGTTCTGTccatgaaccttgacagttgtTACTGAGCTGAAATTGATACTTTTGTTAAACGATGTCGTTGTTAGTCCATGTTTTATAGCTGTTctgagaagtttgccttcagggctttaagccagataTACCTCAAGTTTTAGGAAACAGATGATGGCTTGGGTTAAAACTAAAATATTTCTGCCAGAAACGTCTCTCTGGCAGACAGCCCTGGAAGTTAACTaatcccatgtgctgttttatgtgtgctagtggagtcagtttgaagtaaactttactgcacttaggCGGTTACTATTACTGACATTACTTATGTGttgcttttatattttatggCCATAAGCATAAAAGTAGGGGTGGCAACTTCTTCTGTAActgactgtgttaaatgggcagataAAATGTTGATCACTGGCCCCCTAATCGCATTGAATCGAAATCGTATTGCAGCAGACTTTATAATATCGGCATATACCGTactgttgtccaaagaatcaatgtAGTATCTTATCGTGGTAATTTACACCCCtctctactgctagctcacctagcaccactgagctagctaatgttacatctcatccaaggaggacgccatttaTGTGTAAATTTAGCACTTTCAAGACCACTTCTCATTCATGAAGAGAttccttttttccttctgtGCGATggtatggttggtgggtgttgtttagtagaaagaaaataacaaagtctgtggattatcttgattaACTGCGTCATTTTTTCTGGAAGCTGTTAAGTTTTttgactgtatttttttttgcgctgtgagcaccacaagctgagtgccatctagtttcattatattggagagaaagcagacatctctatggccgatatctccaacactgggcAACGCACAACAAAAAtacctagactgataaatagcactaaagATGGCAcattatatattcatatatcatatattgtatatttctgcTTATGTTATCTTACTGGGTAAGGCCAAAAGGGTAATGTAGCTCTGCAGTTTCTCGAACACAGAAGTTACTCTCTTCATGTCACTCTGCAACTCCTGGTTTTTCACACTGAGGGCAGCAGTACAAAGAGGTGCGTCGCACTCTTCTTCCAGgctgagaagagaagagaaaagaagatcAATACAGTGTCCTCCACTCCATTTTTCTATCtgttacacacagacagacagacagacagacagacagacagacagacagacacacacacacacacacacacacacacacacacacacacacacacagcactgaccTTTTCAGCTGGTAGGGAAGAATCTTTTGCAGAAAGTGGGTGTATGAGGAGAAATTATCAGCAAAGCTCTTCAGCTTGACCACAGTCTCCTTAAattcaagaaaaaaacacacacaataagaGGCTGGTTCTAAGCGAACACCATGAACAAGCCCACACAATGTCTCAGTCCAAAACATCACTCACCAGTATTGTAACGGTGTCCTCTGTGATGCTTTGGTGTAACTGCAGGAAGCTGTCCTCCAGGGGGCGCACATAGGCTGCATTCTCATGTAGATACTGAGAGAACTAGGTAGAGGGGGAAATCGTATATTTGAGTttacacactgaacacagaaaTTCTTTTTATGAGTAAACCCTCTGCTACTGTCTTTTATGGCTAACATTGTTGTACATCTGTTACATGATAGGCAGGTTGTATTTCTTGTGTGCGGCTGCCTCACCTTCTGGTTAAGAGGGGAGATGGGCTCAATGGAAGAGTCCAGGGGATAGATGTGCACTCTCTGTTCTGTGTAGGAGTGGAAGTTTAACAGCGCAGCCACCAAGTCCTGGATAAAGCTCAGGGCCTGACCTGCCAAGTCCCGGGCTTTAAGCTGAAACCACAGAAAGGTCACGCTCAGTGTCTCTGAAGAAATCCAGCTGGATCAATACATCTGTAACATACTGTTTGTATTTCTGACAAACCAGTAGAGGATTAACTgatcaatcaaaaaaaaaatcaacaacttATAACTATTAACTGCTAataatttaagtcattttttagtaaaaataacaaaatgtgcCAAGTTCCAGCCAAtacattgtgtgtttttgatatATTTCTTTATCTTAATTAATAgtaattttaatgtctttgggttttggactgttagcCCCCATTTCCGctgagcagtacggtacagttcaggtTGGTATGCTtcttttccgtttccactgtgaaaagttgtggatggtaccaatggaaccgttctgtaccatccccatttttggtcatccctctgttggggtacctagcacacagatctggtactaaaagttggagctgtgaacactgcagtccgttgattggtcaatagtggacggtcactctgctcagggctgagttgtggctggttttgaggctcatgtaaccactgttcataccatggagaGCTTAGTAAACTGtagctataaaatgaaaggatgttttgttgcCTCTCAAAGCAGCTGGAGTTggataaaaaataattcaattcactgggccgactgccggcaacttttaaggtggaacgtttattTGTTAAGTTACTCAATGTATGAGCTGATGACATGAATTAATCAACACCCCTTaaatcactgtgacaactttgaccattactttagtttttatatgacatacacttttagtaatgagtggatcttcaagcatttacaAATCTACATTAATTTTGACtaggttatgtgaactgcatatattctaatcctcacttgaagaaaaaaaagcgcAGCGAAGCGTCGttctgtgggctacagcaacacaaaacccCTGCGCCTGCCTTAGAAGGacaaaaatgcacaaacccgctatttttaaacatcccacaaagagagagactctcattgcagcctgttttatatgaaaatgtcggcgtgtatgtatgtaaaaaataataaactaaaaaaatgtAGCTCTGTAGACAATTAACAATAAAtgagacttccatctgtgtcactggtgaagagccaggaaatacagtgagtgttggacggagcagtgagtgacaaccaccccgcccacatttaagggtactgtgtgcggtggaaacgctagggtctaggtaccatgtctgaagggttacttttggttccaaaggtaccgtACCAAAAGTgattggtggaaacagggctttagtccTTCCTTGCTAAGTTATTGGTTTAaatttttattggtttaaaaaatactattttttttttttttttttttttaaagagaaaatgTTGAAAGTAATGTGTTGCAATGAGGGAATATTACTGTAAGTGTAGACAACAGTGAATAACctgtaataataaataacaagttttttttcattgaactAATGATAAACACCTGGGCACTATAAACCCATTAAAAATCTGGTCTGTTGTCTCACTCACCTGGTGCCTTCGATTGTGTGGCGGCACATTTAAGCTGTTGTAGTCACTAAATTCTGCAGGATAGAAGAGAAAGCAGTTAAACCAGAGCAGATCCCCAGTCCCTGCACTGAACTTTATTGACTCAACAAACACAGCTTAAATGGTTTAGCCTCCTGCCTTCTTACGCGCAATATTACAGTTTGGTGTAGCATTACAGTATTTACTCCTGGGCAGAATGGTGTTATGGTATCAGTGACAGAGACATAAATGTTCTCAAATAGATGTCTGCGTTGTAGCAGACTGTTTTTGTCCGAGTGGCTCGGTGCCAGATACTCACTGGTGTCATTAAAGGGCACTTTCTCCTGGATAACACTGCTGCTTTGTTTCACCTGTCTGTTCAGCTCTGCTTGGCACCGCCTCAACTGTTGCTGACTGCAGAAAGAGAGCAAACAAAAGACTTTAATGGGTTCAATTATGCATTTTGCTTGGTTAATCAATTTAATGTGGTTTGAGAATCATAACTGCAGTAGAAGAAAACATATATATCAGAAGTTAATATCaaatagaaaaataagaaaGGATGCTGGTATGAATGTACGCCCTATATGCAAATCACCCTTCTGGTTTTCTGACACCATATTAGTGACTTAAATTACTCATTAACTCCAAATAAAAGGGAGAACGTACCACTCTTCTGTTCGCATTCTGCACTCTTTTGCCTCCCTCTCCAGAG contains:
- the ppp1r21 gene encoding protein phosphatase 1 regulatory subunit 21 isoform X2, encoding MANVTDLQTKYSKLAQEYSKLRAQNQVLKKGVVDEQANSASYKDQLKQRDQTLRKQEQEMDSLSFRNQQLAKRVELLQEELANKADSPSQHGLETQSVFDEDLQKKIEENERLHIQFYEADERHRRQEAELTTRLQELERDSEQHQAVVDGLTTKYMETIERLQSDKARLELKAQTLEREAKECRMRTEECQQQLRRCQAELNRQVKQSSSVIQEKVPFNDTKFSDYNSLNVPPHNRRHQLKARDLAGQALSFIQDLVAALLNFHSYTEQRVHIYPLDSSIEPISPLNQKFSQYLHENAAYVRPLEDSFLQLHQSITEDTVTILETVVKLKSFADNFSSYTHFLQKILPYQLKSLEEECDAPLCTAALSVKNQELQSDMKRVTSVFEKLQSYITLLALPSVRQDAMPQSSTSAVFTQLAACLHSLHDAIKEMSKHYNQKAGLEKELPTVTQKLSTTTECLLGSLGSLTSSTGKIATFFSNNLDFFTSSGYSPRGSTAALNPLQAESMLANKKKAAAYFSAIKKARPQSVPYREALSNRRILTSSTESREGLTQQVQQSQEKIARLEQEKEHWLLEAQLGKVRLEKENQRIAELEAQLAAALGGSPNSQPAAASTLAQSHEDAEKEQKAVGKETTLCTSLVGMLCTTPTVEHVGDEESREQLIKTHYMARVGELTTQLQISDSKAVHFHSECRALAKRLAIAEKSRETLSEEVKLANQNITRLQDELTTTKRSYEDQLSMMSDHLCSMNETLSKQREEIDTLKLGSKGNAKKNKGR
- the ppp1r21 gene encoding protein phosphatase 1 regulatory subunit 21 isoform X1, whose translation is MANVTDLQTKYSKLAQEYSKLRAQNQVLKKGVVDEQANSASYKDQLKQRDQTLRKQEQEMDSLSFRNQQLAKRVELLQEELAVSEAKGKKGKNKADSPSQHGLETQSVFDEDLQKKIEENERLHIQFYEADERHRRQEAELTTRLQELERDSEQHQAVVDGLTTKYMETIERLQSDKARLELKAQTLEREAKECRMRTEECQQQLRRCQAELNRQVKQSSSVIQEKVPFNDTKFSDYNSLNVPPHNRRHQLKARDLAGQALSFIQDLVAALLNFHSYTEQRVHIYPLDSSIEPISPLNQKFSQYLHENAAYVRPLEDSFLQLHQSITEDTVTILETVVKLKSFADNFSSYTHFLQKILPYQLKSLEEECDAPLCTAALSVKNQELQSDMKRVTSVFEKLQSYITLLALPSVRQDAMPQSSTSAVFTQLAACLHSLHDAIKEMSKHYNQKAGLEKELPTVTQKLSTTTECLLGSLGSLTSSTGKIATFFSNNLDFFTSSGYSPRGSTAALNPLQAESMLANKKKAAAYFSAIKKARPQSVPYREALSNRRILTSSTESREGLTQQVQQSQEKIARLEQEKEHWLLEAQLGKVRLEKENQRIAELEAQLAAALGGSPNSQPAAASTLAQSHEDAEKEQKAVGKETTLCTSLVGMLCTTPTVEHVGDEESREQLIKTHYMARVGELTTQLQISDSKAVHFHSECRALAKRLAIAEKSRETLSEEVKLANQNITRLQDELTTTKRSYEDQLSMMSDHLCSMNETLSKQREEIDTLKLGSKGNAKKNKGR